One window of the Lathamus discolor isolate bLatDis1 chromosome W, bLatDis1.hap1, whole genome shotgun sequence genome contains the following:
- the LOC136004194 gene encoding heterogeneous nuclear ribonucleoprotein U-like protein 2, which produces MAMTCNTGGLRQEGGMDVAMDLYVAVPLLFTILALVLASVFVRLRGAKEEWPREPALAEVARESGPRDQVAAGAGPEARRERLPVEEVGAVEEREEVAAEQREKASKEPSPAEELSPAAEPSPAVAESIPRQLPAEPHKPEPQEDAESKIPPLGASAGSSLGHLGQVEDAGEHAAFPNKAEEEDLDSEKEKLVVR; this is translated from the coding sequence atggcaatgacttgtaatacgggcgGGCTCCGGCAAGAGGGCGGGATGGACGTGGCCATGGACTTGTAcgtggccgtcccgctgctcttcaccatcctggcccttgtccttgCCTCTGTCTTCGTAAGGCTGCGGGGAGCCAAGGAGGAGTGGCCCCGGGAGCCAGCGTTGGCCGAAgtggcccgggagagcggccccagGGACCAAgtggcggcgggagcggggccggaggccagGAGGGAGCGGCTGCCGGTGGAGGAGGTCGGGGCGGTCGAGGAGCGGGAGGaggtggctgctgagcagcgggagaaGGCATCGAAGGAGCCAAGCCCCGCGGAAGAGCTGAGCCCTgcagccgagcccagccccgcggtgGCTGAGAGCATTCCCCGGCAGCTGcctgccgagccccacaagcctgagccccaggaggatgcagagagCAAGATACCACCTTTGGGAGCCTCAGCTGGGTCCAGCCTCGGGCACCTGGGACAAgtggaggatgcaggagagcacgcagcatttcccaacaaggcagaggaggaagatctggactcagaaaaagagaagctggtggtgaga
- the LOC136004460 gene encoding vacuolar protein sorting-associated protein 35-like yields the protein MDEQEKLLDEAIQAVKVQSFQMKRCLDKNKLMDALKHASNMLGELRTSMLSPKSYYELYMAISDELHYLEVYLTDEFAKGRKVADLYELVQYAGNIIPRLYLLITVGVVYVKSFPQSRKDILKDLVEMCRGVQHPLRGLFLRNYLLQCTRNILPDEGEQAE from the exons GATGAACAGGAAAAACTTCTGGATGAAGCCATTCAGGCTGTGAAGGTGCAGTCTTTCCAGATGAAGAGATGCTTG GACAAAAACAAGCTCATGGATGCTCTGAAACATGCTTCCAACATGCTTGGTGAGCTGCGGACTTCTATGTTATCTCCAAAGAGCTATTATGAGCTCT ACATGGCAATTTCTGATGAGCTGCACTACTTGGAAGTCTACCTGACAGATGAATTTGCCAAAGGAAGGAAAGTGGCAGACCTTTATGAGCTAGTACAGTACGCTGGAAATATTATTCCAAGACT GTATCTCCTGATAACAGTAGGTGTGGTCTATGTCAAGTCATTTCCACAGTCCAGGAAAGATATTTTGAAAGACCTGGTGGAGATGTGCCGCGGAGTACAGCATCCTCTTAGAGGCCTCTTTCTTAGGAACTATCTCTTGCAGTGTACCAGGAATATCTTACCAGATGAAGGCGAGCAAGCAGAGTAA